A stretch of Caenibius tardaugens NBRC 16725 DNA encodes these proteins:
- a CDS encoding TetR/AcrR family transcriptional regulator produces the protein MSLLKNRKVRTEEQILNAAERIFRDCGFDNARMSDIAEQAEIAPKTLFNYFHSKERLVLALIMRWLEKNYLHFKENEKRHVDETDDILPENAELRLEILDKERWLSTMAAQKTDILVSYRWNSERLTRVLVADRNIRISRIRALQERGSVNADISPELISQIYEGIRDNVLGTWLLTPDSHLDVLKTNMRQAMKVFVNGIRK, from the coding sequence TTGTCGCTGTTAAAAAACAGAAAAGTTAGAACTGAGGAGCAAATCCTCAATGCTGCAGAGCGAATTTTCAGAGATTGCGGCTTTGACAATGCCCGCATGAGCGACATTGCAGAGCAAGCAGAGATAGCGCCCAAAACTCTCTTCAATTACTTCCATTCGAAAGAGCGACTAGTTTTGGCTTTGATCATGCGTTGGTTGGAAAAAAACTATCTGCATTTCAAAGAAAATGAAAAACGTCATGTCGATGAAACTGACGATATATTGCCAGAAAACGCGGAACTCCGCCTGGAAATTCTAGACAAAGAACGATGGCTATCGACCATGGCAGCACAGAAGACAGACATTCTGGTCTCCTATCGCTGGAATTCCGAAAGATTAACAAGGGTTCTTGTTGCCGATCGTAACATCCGAATTTCACGAATTCGCGCTTTGCAGGAGCGTGGCAGTGTCAATGCGGATATCTCTCCAGAATTGATCAGCCAGATTTATGAGGGCATCAGGGACAATGTTCTCGGAACCTGGCTACTCACACCTGATTCACACCTTGATGTTCTGAAAACAAACATGCGACAGGCAATGAAGGTTTTTGTGAACGGCATTAGAAAATAG
- a CDS encoding alkaline phosphatase family protein: MLRRLIVLCCWVLSFVALPLAAKTPHVLVISIDGLRPEIYRDPDGSGVAVPNLTALVERGAYADGVIGVFPSVTYPSHTTIVTGVEPARHGVTSNFRLGTLDWLKNASDIRVPALWDIARQGGVTTSAIMWPMTYGAAIDWLITETDETRKEDLKIALTRGATKGLIEELSRDVGPPPVGQRTDLHAIENLDRMSAAYAAQILKRHKPGLMLVHFLEADHMQHRFGPNSSQARQAFEHIDMHVGTLIEALKTAGTAERTDVIVIGDHGFAPVHTVINVGRLLLDTGLAMAREGDVDSDLVFLESHAGSGIFHAKPNADPALLDEFLGKLQKKIEQDYRGILVWLTDADIVRLGGDPNAVAGITAAPGYMIAVAPDTKRSLPTTRFRGMHGYTPEIRLMDTGMIAAGPSFREGQRLSVARLLDVAPTVAAILGLEMKATDGDVMVGALKQIESAENPF; encoded by the coding sequence ATGTTGCGACGGTTAATTGTGTTGTGCTGCTGGGTGCTAAGCTTCGTGGCGCTCCCCTTGGCAGCGAAAACGCCGCATGTTTTGGTCATTTCCATAGATGGATTGAGGCCTGAAATCTATCGTGATCCAGACGGGTCAGGGGTGGCGGTTCCCAATCTAACTGCACTCGTAGAGCGTGGTGCTTATGCAGATGGCGTTATCGGGGTGTTCCCTAGCGTAACGTACCCGTCGCATACAACTATTGTAACGGGAGTGGAGCCCGCTCGGCATGGGGTTACATCCAACTTTCGCCTGGGTACGCTGGATTGGCTTAAGAATGCATCTGATATTCGGGTGCCAGCCTTGTGGGACATCGCAAGGCAGGGAGGTGTTACAACTTCCGCAATTATGTGGCCGATGACCTATGGCGCCGCGATCGACTGGCTGATCACTGAAACAGATGAAACACGCAAGGAAGATCTAAAAATCGCATTGACCCGTGGTGCAACCAAGGGGCTCATTGAGGAATTGTCGAGGGATGTGGGGCCACCGCCCGTGGGGCAGCGGACTGATCTCCATGCGATAGAGAATCTTGACCGGATGAGTGCGGCTTATGCGGCGCAAATTCTCAAGCGCCATAAGCCCGGCCTGATGCTCGTTCATTTTCTCGAAGCGGACCACATGCAGCACAGGTTCGGCCCGAATTCGAGTCAGGCCCGTCAAGCATTCGAGCATATCGATATGCACGTAGGCACATTGATAGAGGCTTTGAAAACGGCGGGCACTGCTGAGCGGACTGATGTGATTGTTATAGGTGATCATGGCTTTGCTCCCGTGCACACGGTGATCAATGTGGGAAGACTTCTGCTTGATACCGGATTGGCCATGGCACGTGAGGGAGACGTTGATAGTGATTTGGTGTTTCTTGAATCACATGCAGGCTCCGGCATTTTCCATGCCAAACCCAACGCCGATCCCGCGCTGCTCGACGAGTTTCTTGGCAAGCTTCAGAAAAAGATCGAGCAGGACTATCGCGGAATCCTCGTCTGGTTGACGGATGCAGATATTGTGCGCCTTGGGGGCGACCCGAACGCTGTGGCGGGGATCACCGCTGCTCCGGGATATATGATCGCTGTCGCGCCAGATACTAAGCGCAGTTTGCCCACAACTCGGTTCCGGGGCATGCATGGCTACACTCCAGAAATCCGTTTGATGGACACGGGCATGATTGCCGCAGGCCCAAGTTTTCGTGAGGGGCAGAGGTTGTCCGTGGCACGATTGTTGGATGTCGCGCCGACCGTCGCGGCGATCCTCGGATTGGAAATGAAAGCGACGGACGGTGACGTAATGGTCGGTGCGCTCAAACAGATCGAGTCCGCGGAAAACCCATTTTGA